GTCCATTGCATCATATATGGCAAAAGATTTATCATAGCCTAATTTATCTATATCCTGCCTTAAAATTTTAACACATGCAGAGTGAAAAGTGCATATCCACATTTTATCTGCAATATCCCCAACAAGATTTTTAATTCTATCTCTCATTTCCTGTGCCGCTTTGTTGGTAAAAGTTATGGCTAAGATGTTATAAGGGTCAACAGGGTTATAAGAAAGAAGATTATCTGTATAAAAATCTAAATTTTTATTTCTTAACCTTTCAAGTAATTCTTCGGTTAAGTTTTTAGGAAGATACTCTGTATTAAAACTGTTACCGTATTTTATCATATAACTTATACGGTTGGTTATGGTAGTTGTTTTACCACTTCCTGCACCTGCAAGTATAAGTATCGGCCCGTCAACCTTAAATGCAACATCTCGTTGAACAGGGTTTAAATGTTTATACTTTTTAGAAAGTATTTCTTTTTTTATGCGGGTAAATTCCTTTATCATTTTTATCCTCTATATATATTTAAAAAGTTTTGTATATTTTTTTGATATAACAGTTTCCACTTCGCAAGAGAGTAGTGATTCAATCTCATAAAGTGCAATATTTTCAGTTTCAAAATGTCCTGCATCAATAATTGCTATCCCACATTCCATACATTCAATGGCTATGTGGTGCTTAACCTCACTGGTAACAACAGCATCAGCGCCACATTCTATTGCTTCTTTATAAAAATCACTTCCACTGCCAGGTATAACAGCAACTTTACTGATTATTTTTTCTTCGTCGCCAATATATTTTAGGTTAGGAATATTAAGTTTAATTTTTACTTTATTTAAGAAATCTTCTAAACTGCAAGGAGCAATTTCTCCAATTCTGCCAAGAGAAAATTCAGCGTCTGATAAATTTTTTACATTAAAAAGGTCGAGAATTTTTGCGAGTGCATATGCAGTGCCGCATTTTGCTTTATCAAAATTTGTGTGATATGATAGTATGTTTATATTATTGTCTGTAATTTTTTTTATCTTTTTACCGAAGTTTAGAGAATAATCAATAGAAAAAAGTGGCGAGAATATAAAAGGATGATGTGTGATAATAAGGTTTGCACCTATACTTATAGCCTCATCTATTACATCCATTGTGCAATCAAGCGCTACTAAAACTTTAGAGATTTCACAGTCTAAATCTCCTACCATAAGGCCCACATTATCCCATTCTTCTTTTAAATTCGATGGAAATTCTCTTTCAAAAATATCATAAATTTTTCTAAGTTTACTCATAATATTTCTCCACATCCAAAAGAAAAGTTTTTAACCTATTCTTTTCTTCCTCTTTATCAGATTTAGCATTATTCAACTTATCTAAAACATTTAGTGCCTGTTTTCTTCTTAATTTTATGTAATAGTTATAAATATCGTCTTTATTATGATTATCTGGATGCCCTAAAATCAAGAAACTTTCATTGTCATAATTTTTTTCTTCTTTTCCAGGCGTTACAACTAAAATATTGTATATCTTCTCATTCTCTTTTGAGAGTATTTCTTTTACTATTTTAAACCCATTGTTTATAAGATATTTTCTTAAATAGTCCTGAGAATACATAGGCTGAAGAATAAATTTATTAACGCATTGCGCTTTTTCGTAACTTTCGTTTAAGATTTCAGAGATTAGTATTCCACCCATCCCTGCAATAATAACAGTATCTGCTTCGTCTTTTTGCATAGGGCATATTCCACTGCCTAATCTAAGTTCTATTTTTTCGCTAAGACCTGCAAGACGGATATTTTTCTTAGCATTGTCAAGCGGCCCTATATTTATATCTGCAGCAATTACCCTGTTTGCTCTTTTTTCCTTTATTAAAGATATGGGAACATAACCATGGTCAGTTCCCACATCAAAAACAGTATCTGATTTTTCTACAAGATTTTTTACAGTTTCCAATCTGTTAGTTAACATATTTACACTCCAAATAATCTTCTGGCATTATCAAAACTTAATTTTGCTATATTTTCTACTGTGTCTTCTCTTAAAGTTGCAATTTCTTCTACAATATATTTTAAATTGGAAGAATTGTTCCTTTCCCCTCTTTTTGGATGAGGAGCAAGATACGGACAATCGGTTTCTATTAAAAACCTGTCATCGGGAACATACTTTGCAACTTCCTTTACATATTTTGCGTTCTTAAATGTTACGGGCCCTGCAAATGAAATATAATAACCTTTATTTAATAATATCCTTGCAGTTTCCACACTACCTGAGAAACAATGAAAAACACCAACATTATCTTTTGAAAGCACAATATCAAGCGCGTCTTTAACTGCTTCTCTTTCGTGAATTATAACAGGCAGTTTAAGTTCTTTTGCCAAATCAAGATGATTTGCAAATTCTATCTTCTGCTTTTCTCTTTCTGAATTATCATAGTGATAATCAAGGCCTGTTTCGCCTATTGCCAGAATCTTTTTATGTTCGCAAAGTTTTCTTAATAAGTCATAGTCGCTGTT
The nucleotide sequence above comes from Clostridia bacterium. Encoded proteins:
- a CDS encoding Nif3-like dinuclear metal center hexameric protein, with product MSKLRKIYDIFEREFPSNLKEEWDNVGLMVGDLDCEISKVLVALDCTMDVIDEAISIGANLIITHHPFIFSPLFSIDYSLNFGKKIKKITDNNINILSYHTNFDKAKCGTAYALAKILDLFNVKNLSDAEFSLGRIGEIAPCSLEDFLNKVKIKLNIPNLKYIGDEEKIISKVAVIPGSGSDFYKEAIECGADAVVTSEVKHHIAIECMECGIAIIDAGHFETENIALYEIESLLSCEVETVISKKYTKLFKYI
- a CDS encoding SAM-dependent methyltransferase is translated as MLTNRLETVKNLVEKSDTVFDVGTDHGYVPISLIKEKRANRVIAADINIGPLDNAKKNIRLAGLSEKIELRLGSGICPMQKDEADTVIIAGMGGILISEILNESYEKAQCVNKFILQPMYSQDYLRKYLINNGFKIVKEILSKENEKIYNILVVTPGKEEKNYDNESFLILGHPDNHNKDDIYNYYIKLRRKQALNVLDKLNNAKSDKEEEKNRLKTFLLDVEKYYE
- a CDS encoding TatD family hydrolase, whose product is MLSFFDSHAHYMDERFDEDRNELLISLNKEENVEYIMNVSYDIPSSYKTAQLCDKYNFCLGAVGVHPHDADSVTNSDYDLLRKLCEHKKILAIGETGLDYHYDNSEREKQKIEFANHLDLAKELKLPVIIHEREAVKDALDIVLSKDNVGVFHCFSGSVETARILLNKGYYISFAGPVTFKNAKYVKEVAKYVPDDRFLIETDCPYLAPHPKRGERNNSSNLKYIVEEIATLREDTVENIAKLSFDNARRLFGV